From the genome of Podospora bellae-mahoneyi strain CBS 112042 chromosome 2, whole genome shotgun sequence:
AGCAATCTCGGTCAACGTAAAACGATCTTTCCAGCTGCTGCTAAAGTTGTCGAGGTGTCTGAAGACagccgaggccaaggcgTCGGATTTGGAGCCGTCCGACATAAGGTATACTTCTTCAAGCATGTCTAGACTCTGGAGCAGTCCATAAGAATTGTAGAGTAGCTCTTGAAGAGTGGCCGCTGCAGTGTGGTGCTTGCTCTGGATCCAAGCATCAAAGGCGGCGCTGAAGAGCTCCGAAAAGGGGGCGAACTCCAGGTGGTCTGGGCAAACAGTAGCAAAGTCCATCTTGGGTTCGTCTGTTGCTCGGTATTTGCTGGCGGCCGCATGTCGCTTCATGTTTTTCAACACCACAATACTTTTGCCCGCAGTGAATATTCTGTGGATAGCAGGTTTGAGAAAACGCGGTGCGTGCAGGTGGCCTTCTGGGGAGCGCAGCAAGTTGAACTGTCCCTTCCAAATATGAGGCAACGGAAGCTTGGTAGAGGACTCCGACACAAAGAATGTTCGGTCCCCGGGCAGAAGTCTTCCCTCTTCCATCCACAGGCGAATTGGCTTGAGATAGACCTGAAAACAGTCAAGAAATAAACCACCTAAAAGATGGTAGGTGTCCCGGTGCGCTTGGAGCTGAGCCATCCCCGCCGCATCATATAGTAGCTCAAGATATCTGAAGCCATGAGTGTTTCTTTCCTCCTGAAGCTGACGGATGATATCCGAGAGCGCATAGAGTGGTTTCAGAATCGGCTGCACTTCGGTCAAGATGCccaccaagctcaccaccacatcctccttaATCGCAACATATCTGCCTTGAATTCTCGCCAACTTTCCGTCGAGCGAGGTCAGGGCCTTTTGTAGAGAACTCTCAAAGACCTGCAAGAGAGGCGACTTTGCTTTCCTTCTGGAAAAGGCTCGTAAAGGTGCGAGCTTACGACCGCATTCAGCAAAGGAGTTAAAGAGAGCAGTTGATGCTTCCGTTGAAATCCCCTGGAGCTGGTAGAGCGGACTTGGGCTACAGTCTGCATCGAAAAAGGTTGTCGGTAAGCCACTAAGCATAAACAACACCTCTCGGACCAACTGCAATGTTGATATGGTCACTTTTTCAGGCTGTTCTCCTCCATTTTTTGTTGAAGCGTCTCGCCATGACAGTGCTTCCCTGACTTGTTGCAGcagctcttctccttggggtTTGAACGCACTGGCCAATGCTGTGCGTGGTGCTCTGTCGTCTACCGAGGAAGCTGATGTGAGTGATTCAACGGAAGCGATCGTTCTTAGGTCGGCGACCTCTTCGTCGTCACTTGAATCTGGGGAGTGGCGGTTGAAGAGCCAAATGTCTCGTTCCTGTACCCAACCATCTTCTCTGGCAATGTCTTTCCATGTTAACTTTGGTGTGGGTATTTCCTCGGGTTCAATCAGCGCGTCAAGCGCAGTGAGGTCAGTCTTTTGAGCCGGCTGGTCGGCGAGCTCGAGGAGAAAGTGGAAGACATCAGGCGTAAATTTGTTGTGGTGCGGTTCCAATGCTTCGAGTCGCTTGCGAAAAGCATCTGCAAGTGCATCCCTTCCAACGACATAGAAACGTTCCTCCAGGCCCTTGAGTCTGTCTTCGACCTCAAACTGATTGGTCCTAAGATAAGTATGGTTGcgaagaagacggagaaCAGCCTCCCGAAAAATATCTCGGGTCTCTTGATCAGACTTATGTCGTGTTAGTCAAACTGAGGATCACAGCCAAGGCTTGGTGGAACTTACTTCGGGAATCCCAACGATGGCGTCCACCAGTTCATCGGTCGAGGCCCCCAGTTGCGCGAGAAAAGCCATGCTGATCTGGTCTCCCTAAGCGGAGCATTCTGCCTACACGGATTTCAAAAACCCAGATGCCgcctcaaggccaaggggTCGATGCAGGCTCCGCGCTGGTTCACTGTCCGGGGATGTTTGTTGTTTTAAGCTTTCTTGGGTGGGACGCGAAACGGGAGACCACTTTACGCGGTACCCTAGTTACATGCTGAAGTGGTTTGGGAATAACCGACACGAGATGCTGCAACACCACACCTTGTGTTCCAAGTCCACACGAGGTAACATAATGGAAAAGAGACCAGAGGCTCTCCAATGCGAGGCTTGTGATGTTTATATCTTTTTCGACACAAAAGAGAGTTAAGAATCGTCAACTGGTCAAGTCTTCCAGAAGACTTGAAGAACCCTACGCACAGGCCACGAAGATAAGAGCTGATCGTCGCTTATCGCTGACATCAAACCGCCTGCCGCCCCTTTTCGTGAATTTTTCGGCCCGCATTTGGTTCCACTGCGCTGGGCGCTGCTTTAATTGCCATCCACCCAGTCCAACGTGCCGAAGGGACCAGCCAACGGCTGATTTGAACGACGCAGCTCGGGTTTGCGTCGCAACCATCAACCAACAAAAGACACACTCGACCGACGCTTCAAACACGCCGTCACGACCATTT
Proteins encoded in this window:
- a CDS encoding hypothetical protein (EggNog:ENOG503NWHZ; COG:Z) — its product is MAFLAQLGASTDELVDAIVGIPESDQETRDIFREAVLRLLRNHTYLRTNQFEVEDRLKGLEERFYVVGRDALADAFRKRLEALEPHHNKFTPDVFHFLLELADQPAQKTDLTALDALIEPEEIPTPKLTWKDIAREDGWVQERDIWLFNRHSPDSSDDEEVADLRTIASVESLTSASSVDDRAPRTALASAFKPQGEELLQQVREALSWRDASTKNGGEQPEKVTISTLQLVREVLFMLSGLPTTFFDADCSPSPLYQLQGISTEASTALFNSFAECGRKLAPLRAFSRRKAKSPLLQVFESSLQKALTSLDGKLARIQGRYVAIKEDVVVSLVGILTEVQPILKPLYALSDIIRQLQEERNTHGFRYLELLYDAAGMAQLQAHRDTYHLLGGLFLDCFQVYLKPIRLWMEEGRLLPGDRTFFVSESSTKLPLPHIWKGQFNLLRSPEGHLHAPRFLKPAIHRIFTAGKSIVVLKNMKRHAAASKYRATDEPKMDFATVCPDHLEFAPFSELFSAAFDAWIQSKHHTAAATLQELLYNSYGLLQSLDMLEEVYLMSDGSKSDALASAVFRHLDNFSSSWKDRFTLTEIAQGAFSASIDNYRIFAEIDPRTVVHSAIAGRSSVRVNLPAIRLGCRLNWPVQIVVTEESIQGYQTIFTFLLQVRRAIHVLKHPVKNFHPRGSLAATGPMGQYYMLRTKLLWFCDAILTYLTTLVLAPNTAKLRANLGDAGDVDDMIKAHANFVNRIIHEACHGAKLQPIRDSMLDIFDLAIKVADAQKVEMARLEKEEHEITRLSVISSPYTSPVKAKAKCAAATPKPKRRNDEDDDSGKENQGLEWKIKQSAKVNEGKPHHVLLKEYQGDFERHLRFVAGGLRGVARASKEQAAVKWDLLAEMLEVGIKD